From one Thermomicrobiales bacterium genomic stretch:
- a CDS encoding nucleotide exchange factor GrpE: MVEDVQPSPGVSGEPGPAPDDLSELDQLRIDAAQLLDTLQRSRAEFANYRRRIEQERELSRQRAAEDIVRKLLPIADDFERALKSVPEVIAADPWFEGIQLVERKLWNLLGGEGVEPMESIGHPFDPARHDAIMVDEGAEQADTVVEEFQRGYLVRDSVLRPAMVKVGANPNNTGNSPEA; encoded by the coding sequence GTGGTAGAGGACGTCCAACCTTCACCCGGAGTGTCCGGGGAGCCCGGCCCGGCGCCGGATGACTTGTCGGAGCTGGACCAGCTCCGGATCGACGCCGCGCAACTGCTTGATACCCTTCAGCGCTCGCGCGCTGAGTTCGCGAATTACCGACGGCGGATCGAGCAGGAGCGCGAGCTCTCTCGTCAGCGCGCGGCCGAGGATATCGTCCGCAAGCTGCTACCGATCGCCGACGACTTCGAGCGGGCGCTGAAGTCGGTGCCGGAGGTGATTGCAGCAGATCCCTGGTTCGAGGGCATCCAGCTCGTCGAGCGAAAGCTCTGGAATCTGCTGGGCGGTGAGGGCGTCGAGCCGATGGAGAGCATTGGTCACCCGTTCGACCCCGCCCGGCACGACGCAATCATGGTCGATGAAGGCGCCGAACAGGCGGACACCGTCGTCGAGGAATTTCAGCGCGGCTATCTGGTTCGAGACTCGGTGCTTCGGCCGGCCATGGTGAAGGTCGGCGCGAACCCGAACAACACGGGCAACAGCCCAGAGGCATAG
- the hrcA gene encoding heat-inducible transcriptional repressor HrcA, which produces MSSEHELTLRQREILRLIVKEYVQGSRAVGSHTLIERYPLRISSATVRNEMVSLERMGYIHQLHTSAGRVPTDRGYRFYVKNYAVESALPPNDQIMIRHQFRQVETQLESWLQLAASVLSGFAQNVSLVTSPKPSMSRLRHFELLSLNDRSVLLILVTQESTVRQGVLHLNDEVGQQNLSACADRLNLLLMNLTAEEARSRSGGLSGLDRVVCEHVVSTLASTQASATELHYHGVEHALQQPEFSGSDAAQGLFDLLRGGALLSELLPQVTYGDDIQVFIGEENRSEELWPFGVVVATYGVDQEVTGLLGILGPRRMPYERSISSVRYMAQLMSDLMRDLYTAQDA; this is translated from the coding sequence ATGTCGTCCGAGCACGAGCTGACGCTCCGCCAACGCGAGATTCTGCGATTGATCGTCAAGGAATACGTCCAGGGCAGCCGCGCAGTCGGGTCGCATACCCTGATCGAGCGCTACCCGCTGCGTATCTCGTCGGCGACAGTCCGCAACGAGATGGTCTCGCTGGAGCGCATGGGCTATATCCACCAGCTGCACACCTCGGCCGGCCGAGTGCCGACCGATCGTGGCTACCGCTTCTACGTCAAGAACTATGCTGTTGAGTCGGCGCTGCCGCCGAACGACCAGATCATGATCCGCCACCAGTTCCGGCAGGTCGAGACGCAACTGGAGAGTTGGCTACAGCTCGCGGCGAGCGTCCTTTCCGGCTTTGCCCAGAACGTGTCGCTGGTCACCTCGCCGAAGCCGAGCATGTCGCGCCTGCGTCACTTCGAGCTGCTGTCGCTCAACGACAGGTCAGTGCTGCTGATCCTTGTCACCCAGGAGAGTACCGTCCGCCAGGGAGTGCTACATCTCAACGACGAAGTCGGCCAGCAAAACCTCTCCGCGTGCGCCGATCGTCTGAACCTGCTGCTGATGAACCTGACTGCCGAGGAGGCACGCAGCAGGAGTGGTGGTCTCTCCGGGCTGGACCGCGTGGTTTGTGAGCATGTGGTCTCGACCCTGGCTTCGACCCAGGCCAGCGCTACTGAGCTGCATTACCACGGCGTGGAACACGCGTTGCAACAGCCTGAATTCTCCGGGTCAGACGCGGCCCAGGGGTTGTTCGATCTGCTGCGTGGCGGCGCGCTGCTTTCGGAGCTGCTGCCGCAGGTGACCTACGGCGACGATATTCAGGTCTTCATCGGCGAGGAAAACCGCTCGGAAGAACTCTGGCCATTCGGCGTTGTGGTCGCTACCTATGGCGTCGACCAGGAGGTCACCGGCCTGCTCGGTATTCTCGGGCCACGCCGGATGCCATATGAACGGTCGATTTCATCGGTGCGCTACATGGCACAGCTGATGAGCGACCTGATGCGCGATCTCTATACGGCACAAGATGCGTAA
- a CDS encoding bifunctional (p)ppGpp synthetase/guanosine-3',5'-bis(diphosphate) 3'-pyrophosphohydrolase: protein MAIPASQDLQQDVQPNLDSLLEIIRRDNTGMDTSLVERAYHFAESAHNGVARKSGEPYIVHPLAVAMILAEMQLDPETLAAALMHDVVEDTDYQIGDIEREFGPRVAALVEGVTKLSQIPWSGESDDDRATRESARQAESLRKMFLAMADDVRVVLIKLADRLHNMRTLDHLKPASQQRIAQQTMEIYAPLANRLGIWQIKSELEDLSFRYLDPQAYFGVVRALERRGTDGEAYIERVRTELTKALDASGIGAEITGREKHVYSIYRKMKRKDARFDEIYDVLALRIIVSEKQDCYGALGVIHLLWRPIPGEFDDYIATPKESMYQSIHTAVLGPEGHSIEIQIRTAEMHRIAEYGIAAHWRYKEGRKVDANLEAKISWLRQLMDWRDEVVDAQEFVESLKSDVFREMIYVFTPRGDIVELPAGATPIDFAYRIHTEVGHQCVGSKVNEQLVPLDYKLQNGQVIRVMTSKTKVGPSRDWLMPSNGYVKTAGAREKIRQWFRRQERDENIVQGRDILERELRRLGIEAKLDDIARQFHSYQRLDDFLAAVGYGGITPQQIATRLVESREPEVLTPPPSHIPTQQPLNLQVMGVGDLYTRLANCCKPVYGDEIVGYVTRGRGITVHRADCSNMRNVDEDGRKVPVSWGEQAARSYPVAIRIEAWDRVALLRDITSLVADERVNLLSVLTKVHEDRTVTVLMTIDVAGVKQLSHILQRVEGIRGVFDVRRELTDSAGSAPR from the coding sequence ATGGCTATTCCAGCTTCACAGGACCTGCAGCAGGACGTTCAGCCCAACCTTGACTCGTTGCTGGAGATCATCCGGCGAGACAACACCGGGATGGACACCTCGCTCGTTGAGCGCGCCTACCATTTCGCCGAGTCGGCCCACAACGGAGTTGCTCGCAAGTCTGGCGAGCCGTACATCGTCCATCCGCTGGCCGTCGCGATGATCCTTGCCGAGATGCAGCTCGACCCGGAGACACTGGCGGCGGCGCTCATGCACGATGTCGTTGAGGACACCGACTATCAGATCGGCGATATCGAGCGGGAATTCGGGCCGCGGGTCGCAGCGCTGGTCGAAGGAGTCACCAAGCTAAGCCAGATACCATGGTCCGGCGAGAGCGATGATGACCGAGCCACTCGTGAGTCCGCGCGCCAGGCAGAGAGCCTTCGCAAGATGTTCCTGGCGATGGCCGACGATGTCCGTGTCGTGCTGATCAAGCTGGCCGACCGCCTGCATAACATGCGCACGCTCGATCATCTCAAGCCTGCCTCACAGCAGCGAATCGCCCAGCAGACGATGGAGATCTACGCCCCGCTGGCCAACCGACTCGGTATCTGGCAGATCAAATCGGAGCTGGAAGATCTCTCGTTTCGCTATCTCGACCCGCAGGCGTACTTCGGTGTTGTCCGCGCCCTCGAGCGACGTGGGACGGACGGCGAGGCATATATCGAGCGGGTGCGAACCGAATTGACCAAGGCGCTGGACGCGTCCGGCATCGGGGCCGAGATCACTGGTCGCGAGAAGCATGTCTATTCGATCTATCGGAAGATGAAGCGCAAGGACGCGCGCTTCGATGAGATCTACGACGTGCTGGCCCTTCGCATCATTGTCTCCGAGAAGCAGGACTGCTACGGCGCGCTTGGCGTGATTCATTTGTTGTGGCGGCCGATCCCGGGTGAGTTTGACGATTACATCGCTACTCCGAAAGAGAGCATGTACCAGTCGATCCACACAGCGGTTCTCGGCCCCGAGGGACATTCGATCGAGATTCAGATCCGCACGGCCGAGATGCACCGCATCGCCGAGTACGGAATCGCCGCGCACTGGCGCTACAAAGAGGGCCGTAAGGTCGACGCCAATCTCGAGGCGAAGATCAGCTGGTTGCGTCAACTGATGGACTGGCGCGACGAGGTCGTCGACGCGCAGGAGTTCGTCGAGTCGCTGAAGTCCGATGTCTTCCGCGAGATGATCTACGTATTCACACCTCGCGGCGATATTGTCGAATTGCCGGCCGGCGCCACGCCGATCGACTTTGCCTATCGCATTCACACCGAGGTTGGCCATCAGTGCGTTGGCTCAAAGGTCAACGAGCAGCTCGTGCCGCTCGATTACAAGCTGCAAAATGGCCAGGTCATCCGGGTCATGACAAGCAAGACAAAAGTCGGCCCGAGCCGGGACTGGCTGATGCCCTCCAACGGTTACGTGAAGACGGCCGGCGCGCGAGAGAAGATCCGCCAGTGGTTCCGGCGCCAGGAGCGCGACGAGAACATCGTCCAGGGCCGTGACATTCTCGAGCGAGAGCTGCGGCGGCTCGGCATCGAAGCGAAGCTCGACGACATCGCCCGGCAATTTCACTCCTACCAGCGACTGGATGACTTCCTCGCGGCGGTCGGCTACGGAGGCATCACCCCGCAGCAGATAGCCACCCGCCTGGTTGAATCCCGCGAGCCCGAGGTGCTCACCCCGCCGCCCAGCCACATCCCGACGCAGCAACCATTGAATCTGCAGGTCATGGGGGTTGGCGATCTTTATACGCGGCTCGCAAACTGCTGCAAACCGGTCTATGGCGATGAGATCGTCGGCTATGTCACCCGTGGTCGTGGCATCACCGTGCATCGCGCCGATTGCAGCAACATGAGGAACGTGGACGAGGACGGCCGAAAGGTCCCGGTCTCCTGGGGCGAACAGGCCGCGCGGTCCTACCCGGTCGCAATCCGGATAGAAGCCTGGGATCGTGTCGCGCTCTTGCGCGATATCACCAGCCTCGTCGCCGATGAGCGCGTCAATCTGCTGAGCGTCCTCACCAAAGTCCATGAGGATCGAACCGTCACGGTGCTCATGACGATCGATGTGGCCGGCGTGAAGCAGTTGAGCCATATCCTTCAGCGCGTCGAGGGCATTCGCGGTGTCTTTGATGTTCGTCGCGAGCTCACCGATTCAGCCGGCAGCGCCCCCCGCTAG
- a CDS encoding molybdopterin-dependent oxidoreductase: MAKQMRYTRLTQPLVREAGALRPASWDEALDRAAAGFRAAIEQRGPDAFGMFSCSKATNEVNYLAQKFARQAIGTNNVDSCNRTUHAPSVVGLTAVFGAGGGTSSYQEVENTDLVILWGSNARETHPIYFHHLLKGVRNGARLYVVDPRRTTSAQWADTWLGLDVGSDVALANAVGREIIAAGLHNPAFIQRATTGFEEYRAGVEPYTLDYAERITGVPAAAIRDLAHAYARADRAQLCWTLGITEHHNAVDNVFALVNLALLTGHVGRYGSGLVPLRGQNNVQGGGDMGAIPNKLPGGYDVEILAEREPFERTYGHPIPAKRGWHLSEMFDAMERGALTTLYIVGENPAQSEADQHRTIRLLKGLDHVVVQDMFLTKTAELASVVLPASASWCESEGTVTSSERRVQRVRKALEPPEGAREDGAIIMDLARRLGYDWHYGSSEDVWNELRELSEWHRGMSYARLEELDGLQWPCPTEDHPGSRYLHERLWHDPVEGPRAAFHAVDHTPPVDELTDEYPVRLTTGRRLDGFNTGVQTGGYTSPLRKGETIDIHPVDADRIGIVESENVLVTSRRGSIEVPAHLDPTLRPGLAFMSFHFSNQSATNILTIDAVDPASGTAEFKAAAIRIEKLGLEAASKTVEVAAAVGED; the protein is encoded by the coding sequence ATGGCGAAGCAGATGCGGTACACGCGCCTGACGCAACCCCTCGTCCGCGAGGCGGGAGCGTTACGGCCCGCTAGCTGGGATGAGGCGCTCGACCGTGCCGCAGCCGGGTTCCGTGCAGCCATCGAGCAGCGTGGTCCGGATGCGTTCGGGATGTTCTCCTGCTCGAAGGCGACCAACGAGGTCAACTATCTCGCGCAGAAGTTCGCTCGCCAGGCGATCGGCACCAACAACGTCGACTCCTGTAACCGCACTTGACACGCGCCAAGTGTCGTCGGTCTGACGGCAGTATTTGGCGCCGGTGGCGGGACTAGCTCGTATCAGGAGGTTGAGAACACCGACCTCGTTATCCTCTGGGGATCGAACGCGCGGGAGACGCACCCGATCTACTTCCACCACCTGCTGAAGGGCGTCCGCAATGGCGCACGACTGTACGTCGTCGACCCACGCAGGACGACCTCCGCGCAATGGGCCGATACCTGGCTTGGTCTGGATGTCGGCTCGGATGTCGCTCTCGCGAATGCAGTCGGACGCGAGATCATCGCCGCCGGTCTGCACAACCCGGCATTCATCCAGCGCGCGACGACCGGCTTCGAGGAGTATCGCGCCGGGGTAGAGCCATACACGTTGGACTATGCCGAGCGCATCACCGGGGTGCCGGCCGCTGCAATCCGCGACCTTGCCCACGCCTATGCGCGCGCTGACCGAGCCCAGCTCTGCTGGACGCTCGGCATCACCGAGCACCACAACGCTGTCGATAACGTCTTCGCGCTGGTCAACCTCGCGTTGCTGACCGGCCACGTGGGCCGCTATGGATCGGGGCTGGTGCCACTCCGCGGACAGAACAATGTCCAGGGTGGCGGCGATATGGGCGCGATTCCCAACAAGCTGCCGGGCGGTTACGACGTTGAGATTCTCGCCGAGCGCGAGCCGTTCGAGCGCACATACGGCCATCCGATCCCGGCGAAGCGCGGCTGGCACCTTTCGGAGATGTTCGACGCAATGGAACGTGGCGCGCTGACAACGCTCTACATCGTTGGCGAGAATCCCGCCCAGTCCGAGGCCGATCAGCACCGAACGATCCGGCTGCTCAAAGGGCTCGACCATGTCGTCGTCCAGGACATGTTTCTGACGAAAACCGCTGAGCTGGCGAGCGTCGTCCTGCCGGCCAGCGCGTCATGGTGCGAGTCGGAGGGGACTGTCACGAGCTCCGAACGACGCGTCCAGCGCGTCCGCAAAGCGCTCGAGCCGCCCGAGGGCGCCCGTGAGGATGGCGCCATCATCATGGATCTGGCCCGTCGACTCGGGTATGACTGGCACTATGGATCGTCGGAAGACGTCTGGAACGAGCTGCGTGAGCTATCGGAATGGCACCGCGGGATGAGCTACGCTCGTCTTGAGGAGCTTGACGGGCTGCAGTGGCCTTGCCCGACCGAGGATCATCCCGGGAGCAGATATCTTCACGAGCGCCTCTGGCACGACCCTGTCGAAGGGCCGCGCGCGGCGTTCCATGCAGTCGATCACACACCGCCTGTCGACGAGCTGACGGATGAGTATCCGGTCCGCCTGACAACTGGCCGGCGGCTCGATGGGTTCAATACCGGCGTCCAGACGGGCGGATATACGTCGCCACTTCGCAAGGGTGAGACGATCGATATTCATCCGGTCGATGCCGACCGGATCGGGATTGTCGAAAGCGAGAACGTCCTCGTGACATCACGCCGGGGGTCGATTGAAGTGCCGGCCCATCTCGATCCGACTCTGCGGCCGGGTCTGGCGTTCATGTCGTTCCATTTCTCGAATCAATCGGCAACCAACATTCTGACGATCGATGCCGTGGACCCGGCATCCGGCACCGCCGAATTTAAAGCGGCTGCGATCCGAATCGAGAAGCTCGGCCTCGAAGCCGCGTCGAAGACGGTCGAGGTCGCGGCAGCAGTGGGGGAGGATTAA
- a CDS encoding NAD(P)H-dependent oxidoreductase subunit E encodes MDLHLIPGAIADDAERGIIDELLGSPETHWGGADERSPYEGHVGHGGHELRDQRHLLLPALQALQLRVGYISPGGLNYACQRLGVAPAEAWGVASFYALLAIEPRPPVVAHVCDDIACRMRGGLEICAALEQRLGPAGAPAFNGAVTWHTSPCLGQCERAPAVLFQQAGEAPVEVVIAPADIPTTLAGILDGPGQIVPRSGGATSAPQAADPEEHGLRLLRRVGRVDPTSIDAYRASGGYEGLRVAFAIGQEGVIREVTESRLMGRGGAAFPTGRKWNDVARAPGRPHYLICNADESEPGTFKDRILMEEDPFAVIEAMTIGGYATNCDHGFIYIRSEYPLAARRLQDAIDSARHRGLLGDDIMGSGFSFDITIRRGSGAYIAGEETALFNSIEGLRAEPRNKPPFPTQAGLFRKPTLVNNVETFVNIPDIVRFGGPAYAAIGTAGSTGTRLFCLAGRVERPGVYEFPFGVTLRQVIEAAGGVKDGGTLTAILFGGAAGTFLTPDEIDVPLSFEGTREIGASLGSGVVMLFDDTVDLADTVMRIAAFFRDESCGQCVPCRVGTVRQQEALQRLAARATIGSAADEHQRLTDLATVMRDASICGLGQAAANAVQSAIEKLPVFQNGRTP; translated from the coding sequence GTGGACCTCCATCTGATACCGGGGGCAATCGCGGACGACGCCGAGCGCGGCATCATCGACGAGCTGCTCGGATCACCGGAGACACACTGGGGCGGGGCAGACGAGCGCTCGCCCTATGAGGGCCACGTCGGGCACGGCGGCCACGAGTTGCGCGATCAGCGCCACCTGCTGTTGCCGGCCTTACAGGCGCTCCAGCTCCGCGTCGGCTACATCAGCCCGGGCGGGTTGAACTACGCCTGCCAGCGGCTGGGCGTCGCGCCGGCCGAAGCCTGGGGTGTTGCCAGCTTCTACGCGCTGCTGGCGATTGAGCCGCGACCACCGGTCGTGGCCCACGTCTGCGACGATATCGCCTGCCGGATGCGAGGCGGGCTCGAAATCTGCGCTGCGCTTGAGCAGCGGTTGGGGCCAGCCGGGGCGCCGGCCTTCAACGGCGCTGTCACCTGGCACACAAGTCCATGCCTCGGGCAATGCGAACGGGCGCCGGCCGTGCTCTTTCAGCAGGCAGGCGAGGCGCCAGTCGAAGTGGTCATCGCGCCGGCCGACATCCCGACAACGCTAGCCGGAATTCTGGACGGGCCCGGACAGATCGTCCCCCGAAGTGGCGGCGCGACATCGGCGCCGCAAGCAGCCGACCCTGAGGAACACGGACTGCGACTTCTGCGCCGAGTCGGACGAGTGGATCCGACGAGTATCGACGCCTACCGCGCCAGTGGCGGGTATGAGGGTCTGCGGGTGGCCTTCGCGATCGGCCAGGAAGGGGTCATTCGGGAGGTGACCGAATCGCGGCTGATGGGCCGCGGGGGCGCTGCCTTCCCGACCGGCCGGAAGTGGAACGACGTCGCCCGCGCGCCTGGTCGCCCGCACTATCTGATTTGCAATGCCGACGAGTCTGAGCCCGGCACGTTCAAGGATCGCATCCTGATGGAGGAAGATCCGTTCGCCGTTATCGAGGCAATGACGATCGGCGGCTACGCCACCAACTGCGACCATGGATTCATCTACATCCGCAGCGAATACCCGCTTGCTGCGCGACGGCTGCAGGACGCGATTGACAGCGCCCGTCATCGCGGGCTGCTCGGCGACGACATCATGGGTTCAGGCTTCTCGTTCGACATCACGATTCGTCGTGGATCCGGCGCTTATATCGCGGGCGAAGAAACGGCGCTCTTCAACTCGATCGAAGGTCTACGCGCCGAGCCACGCAACAAGCCACCGTTCCCAACCCAGGCCGGCCTGTTCCGAAAGCCAACGCTGGTCAACAACGTCGAGACGTTCGTCAATATCCCCGATATCGTCCGCTTCGGCGGGCCGGCCTACGCCGCGATCGGCACGGCTGGATCAACGGGCACACGGTTGTTCTGTCTCGCTGGAAGGGTAGAACGACCGGGTGTCTATGAGTTCCCCTTTGGCGTCACCCTACGACAGGTGATCGAGGCGGCCGGCGGAGTCAAGGACGGTGGGACACTGACCGCCATCCTGTTCGGCGGCGCAGCTGGAACCTTCCTGACACCGGACGAGATCGATGTCCCGCTGTCCTTCGAGGGGACTCGCGAGATCGGCGCGTCACTCGGCTCAGGCGTCGTCATGCTCTTCGATGACACAGTTGACCTCGCGGACACGGTGATGCGCATCGCGGCATTCTTCAGAGACGAGTCCTGTGGGCAATGCGTGCCGTGTCGAGTCGGCACCGTGCGCCAGCAAGAGGCGCTCCAACGCCTGGCCGCTAGAGCAACAATCGGATCCGCGGCAGACGAGCACCAGCGCCTTACGGACCTCGCGACCGTGATGCGCGACGCGTCGATTTGCGGGCTGGGCCAGGCTGCGGCAAACGCGGTCCAGTCGGCGATTGAGAAGCTCCCGGTCTTCCAGAACGGACGAACCCCATGA
- a CDS encoding 2Fe-2S iron-sulfur cluster-binding protein, translating to MTTLITRAQLLRRTVTLQIDGHEVTVPEGTTILDAAKRVAIDTPTLCYGETLTPVNVCRVCVVEVEGSRVLVPACSRPVEPGMVVHTDSERVRHSRKLVMELLGSSVDMGYASNEVQGYFETYSAEPERFGPAAPPETLGPRDSAQAGHHEDAPEGYAATVDQPAKIDNALYIRDYSRCILCYRCVEACGVDHQNTFAIATAGRGFEARISTELDLPLGDSACVFCGNCIEVCPTGALMFTTEYEMRQNGSWHEEEQTVTDTICPYCGVGCTLSLHVQDNRIVKVTSPADHDITLGNLCIKGRFGWEFVQNRAESSPGDGARPDGAGD from the coding sequence ATGACAACACTGATCACACGCGCCCAACTACTGCGTCGCACGGTTACGCTGCAGATCGATGGTCACGAGGTGACTGTCCCAGAGGGGACGACCATCCTTGACGCAGCAAAGCGGGTCGCGATCGACACGCCAACGCTGTGCTACGGAGAAACGCTGACGCCGGTAAACGTCTGCCGCGTCTGCGTTGTCGAGGTCGAGGGCTCACGGGTTCTCGTCCCGGCCTGTTCCCGGCCGGTCGAGCCGGGCATGGTCGTCCACACCGACAGCGAGCGCGTCCGCCATAGCCGCAAGCTGGTCATGGAGCTACTCGGCTCGTCGGTTGATATGGGCTACGCGAGCAACGAGGTCCAGGGCTACTTTGAGACGTATTCAGCCGAGCCCGAACGTTTCGGACCAGCTGCGCCGCCGGAGACGCTTGGCCCCCGCGACTCGGCACAGGCCGGCCACCACGAGGATGCGCCTGAAGGCTACGCCGCGACGGTCGACCAGCCTGCCAAGATCGACAACGCGCTCTATATCCGCGACTACTCGCGCTGCATCCTGTGCTATCGCTGTGTTGAGGCGTGCGGCGTCGATCACCAGAACACGTTCGCGATCGCAACCGCCGGCCGGGGGTTCGAGGCCCGTATCTCCACCGAGCTCGACCTTCCGTTGGGTGATTCGGCCTGCGTCTTCTGCGGCAACTGCATCGAAGTCTGCCCGACCGGCGCATTGATGTTCACGACCGAATACGAGATGCGCCAGAACGGCTCCTGGCACGAGGAGGAGCAGACCGTCACGGATACGATCTGCCCGTACTGCGGCGTCGGCTGCACGCTCTCGTTGCACGTACAGGACAACCGCATCGTCAAGGTGACCTCCCCGGCCGACCATGACATCACACTCGGAAACCTGTGTATCAAGGGGCGCTTCGGCTGGGAATTCGTCCAGAACCGCGCGGAGTCATCCCCGGGCGATGGGGCGAGGCCCGATGGCGCGGGCGACTGA
- the fdhD gene encoding formate dehydrogenase accessory sulfurtransferase FdhD has translation MARATEQAAQAPIRVIRVSDGGNDAGNDAVAVEEPMEIRLVRESAGGSIRRPIAVTMRTPGDDFELAVGFLFGEGIVRAREDILDISYCLDDDVREEQYLNVVSVTVRPELPIDLARVERNFYTTSSCGVCGKASLEALELQACQPVASGPFAAPAIIRQLPARLRAAQPVFRTTGGLHAAGLFDTDGTLIDLREDVGRHNALDKLIGRQVILGRAPLDTQIMLLSGRASFELLQKALMARISIVAAVGAPSSLAVSLAERFNITLCGFVRDDGFNIYTGAERLGFEPE, from the coding sequence ATGGCGCGGGCGACTGAGCAGGCAGCGCAGGCGCCCATCCGCGTAATCCGAGTCTCCGATGGCGGCAACGACGCCGGCAACGATGCCGTCGCAGTCGAGGAACCAATGGAGATCCGGCTCGTGCGGGAGTCGGCCGGCGGATCGATCCGCCGGCCGATCGCAGTCACGATGCGGACTCCCGGAGATGACTTCGAGCTCGCGGTCGGCTTCCTGTTCGGCGAAGGGATCGTTCGCGCGCGAGAGGATATTCTCGATATTTCCTACTGCCTCGATGATGACGTGCGTGAGGAACAGTATCTCAACGTTGTCTCGGTCACCGTCCGACCAGAGCTACCGATTGATCTCGCGCGTGTCGAGCGCAACTTCTATACGACTTCCAGCTGCGGGGTCTGCGGCAAAGCCTCGCTGGAGGCGCTGGAGCTGCAGGCCTGCCAGCCAGTGGCATCTGGTCCATTCGCTGCGCCGGCCATTATCCGCCAGCTGCCCGCCCGGCTCCGAGCCGCTCAACCGGTCTTCCGCACCACCGGAGGGTTGCACGCCGCCGGGCTGTTTGACACAGACGGCACGTTGATCGACCTCCGAGAGGATGTCGGCCGGCACAACGCACTCGACAAGCTGATTGGCCGGCAGGTGATCCTGGGCAGAGCCCCGCTGGATACGCAGATCATGCTGCTGAGTGGTCGGGCCAGCTTTGAGCTACTCCAGAAGGCGCTGATGGCACGGATCTCGATCGTCGCAGCGGTGGGCGCGCCATCCAGCCTGGCGGTCTCGCTGGCAGAGCGATTCAACATCACCCTTTGCGGCTTCGTCCGCGACGACGGCTTCAATATCTACACCGGGGCCGAGCGGCTGGGTTTCGAGCCCGAATGA
- the glp gene encoding gephyrin-like molybdotransferase Glp yields the protein MPGSTTERMLHPDEARAIVMAHAVPLTPEIVTLVAAGDRILAEALVADISLPTFPAATMDGYAVIHDDPASSRLILGSGFAGDAATVTVTPGSAAKIMTGAPVPDGADAVVPVERTASIDGRVEIQQSSVRIGENIRPIGADLRAGEMLIPAGARIGPAELGLLASLGHAGVRVGRAPRVAVLSTGNELVDPGELPGPGQIRDSNRFSLALAARRAGADVIQTARLADDEAVLRAAIEHAIADADVVLTSGGVSMGDKDLVKLILDEMATVHFRRLFMKPGKPLTFATVSRGPREVLLFGLPGNPVSCLVGFHMFVRPALRALQSAPPDRDATVSVTIDRDVAPSDRIEYQRAIVSVSPDGTLVARNTGSQMSARLMSFIGSNAFLVVPPGDSPHPAGSRLEAILVDPPRPLTEDA from the coding sequence ATGCCAGGATCGACAACCGAGCGAATGCTGCACCCCGACGAGGCGCGGGCGATTGTGATGGCACATGCTGTCCCGCTCACCCCGGAGATCGTGACACTCGTCGCGGCCGGTGACCGCATCCTGGCCGAGGCACTCGTCGCAGATATAAGCCTTCCGACGTTCCCGGCCGCGACGATGGACGGCTACGCCGTCATCCATGACGATCCCGCGTCGTCACGGCTCATCCTCGGATCTGGCTTCGCGGGTGACGCGGCGACAGTCACAGTCACGCCAGGAAGCGCGGCGAAGATCATGACCGGCGCGCCAGTGCCGGATGGAGCCGACGCAGTGGTGCCGGTCGAACGGACCGCGAGCATCGACGGTCGGGTGGAAATCCAGCAGTCGTCGGTCCGGATCGGTGAAAACATCCGGCCAATCGGCGCCGACCTGCGTGCCGGCGAGATGCTCATTCCCGCTGGCGCCCGGATCGGGCCGGCCGAGCTGGGGTTGCTCGCGTCCCTCGGACACGCCGGCGTTCGTGTCGGGCGCGCTCCGCGGGTGGCTGTCCTGTCGACCGGCAACGAGCTGGTTGATCCGGGCGAACTGCCAGGGCCAGGTCAGATCCGCGATTCAAACCGATTCTCACTGGCGCTTGCCGCGCGGCGGGCTGGCGCGGACGTGATCCAGACCGCGCGTCTTGCCGACGACGAAGCGGTGCTGCGCGCCGCGATCGAGCACGCCATCGCCGACGCAGACGTTGTGCTGACCAGCGGCGGCGTCTCGATGGGCGACAAGGACCTCGTCAAGCTGATCCTCGACGAGATGGCGACGGTGCATTTCCGGCGGCTATTCATGAAGCCCGGCAAGCCGCTCACCTTCGCGACCGTGTCTCGCGGGCCACGCGAGGTACTTCTATTCGGCCTGCCCGGCAACCCGGTTTCATGCCTCGTCGGTTTTCATATGTTCGTCCGGCCAGCTCTCCGAGCGCTGCAATCCGCGCCGCCCGATCGCGACGCGACCGTGTCGGTGACCATCGACCGGGATGTCGCGCCATCCGACCGAATCGAGTACCAGCGGGCGATCGTGAGCGTGTCGCCAGATGGCACGCTCGTCGCTCGCAATACGGGATCGCAGATGTCGGCGCGGCTGATGTCGTTCATCGGGTCGAATGCGTTCCTCGTGGTGCCGCCCGGCGACTCTCCGCATCCTGCCGGAAGCCGGCTGGAAGCGATTCTGGTCGACCCGCCACGCCCATTGACAGAGGACGCATGA